A DNA window from Litorivicinus lipolyticus contains the following coding sequences:
- a CDS encoding response regulator transcription factor translates to MNRLLMVEDDPDLADLLAQVLAFEGFEIEQAPSLAAARECLKKPQSLVLLDVGLPDGNGFDLLREIREAHPDLPVIMLTARGEAMDRVLGLELGADDYLPKPFETRELTARIRAVLRRAHAQVAVHDSAMVLNHARREAKLSGDLIDVTAAEFDLLDLLLAKSPEPVSKDELSESALGKPLGPYDRAIDVHISRLRKKLGEGQGAPKIVALRNRGYQWVEPE, encoded by the coding sequence ATGAATCGATTACTGATGGTTGAAGACGACCCGGATCTGGCTGACTTGTTGGCACAGGTTCTGGCTTTTGAAGGGTTTGAAATTGAGCAGGCGCCCAGTTTGGCAGCCGCGCGTGAGTGTTTGAAAAAGCCGCAAAGTCTGGTCTTGTTGGACGTCGGCCTGCCCGACGGCAACGGCTTTGACTTGTTGCGTGAAATCCGCGAGGCCCACCCGGACTTACCGGTCATCATGCTGACCGCCCGTGGCGAGGCGATGGACCGGGTGCTGGGATTGGAGTTGGGGGCGGACGATTACCTGCCAAAACCGTTCGAGACGCGTGAGTTGACCGCGCGCATCCGTGCGGTGCTGCGCCGTGCCCATGCCCAGGTTGCGGTGCATGATTCGGCCATGGTGTTGAACCATGCCCGGCGCGAGGCCAAGTTGTCCGGTGACTTAATCGATGTCACCGCGGCCGAGTTCGATTTGCTGGATTTATTGTTGGCCAAATCACCCGAGCCGGTGTCCAAGGACGAGCTCAGCGAGAGCGCCTTGGGCAAACCGTTGGGGCCCTATGATCGTGCCATCGATGTGCACATATCGCGGCTGCGTAAAAAACTTGGCGAGGGTCAGGGCGCGCCGAAAATCGTTGCCCTGCGCAACCGTGGCTACCAATGGGTCGAGCCTGAATGA
- a CDS encoding Spy/CpxP family protein refolding chaperone, whose amino-acid sequence MKKIAMISALVVATATAGFAVADGRGDRMMKGLDLTDAQQTQMMELRDQQRATMQAMHAAFSANVRAILTPEQQVTFDERMQKRQAKMEKRDGKDGYGMKGDRS is encoded by the coding sequence ATGAAGAAAATTGCAATGATCTCTGCGTTAGTCGTCGCCACTGCCACCGCCGGTTTCGCCGTCGCTGATGGCCGCGGGGATCGCATGATGAAAGGCCTGGATTTAACCGATGCCCAGCAAACTCAAATGATGGAATTACGCGATCAACAGCGCGCCACCATGCAGGCGATGCACGCCGCATTTAGCGCCAACGTTCGGGCCATTTTGACACCCGAACAGCAAGTGACCTTTGATGAGCGGATGCAAAAGCGTCAGGCCAAAATGGAAAAGCGCGACGGCAAGGACGGCTACGGCATGAAGGGCGATCGTAGCTAA
- a CDS encoding prolyl oligopeptidase family serine peptidase has translation MHIPQHPSRPTHRTFHGQPLTDPYPDLRPHNWREALDDPALLPEPITQLLDDEARYAAQFTQLEAEAALVDEFKSRMAPAPIGLETPHDHWHYGWHYQDGADYPCYTRRRDGSDTRETYFDGPAKARGFEFWDLGCVEHAWDHEWIAYSVDTDGNERYQLHVARPGGDAEFSIGDAQAQMVWTHDGDLIYVWLDAESRPREVRRWNFIRDEITLIYAEPDTGWFLSLAETQDGRFGIVSAHQHQVSEVRLLDLAGGELSGPICDRDQGREYEVETHRDRLIIKSNHERADFALYQADAAQPHDWQPLYAPEHGLLDDWAVLDDFLIVLESRDFVPALRWRRHQDRTWQSLSPPEPICDLGLIGVLESHQQWQRLGFSSPRHPAETWQLDLDSGAVRTLKTETLPCGHNPDDYRVRREWAVSPDGTRVPLTVLEMANPPSPAPTLLYGYGAYGVSLEPAFSRHRLSLVERGVCHVTAHVRGGMELGYHWYEQGRDAYKTNTFDDFEAALDWVLENRGPRVVIHGGSAGGMLVGCVLNRRAEDLAGVVADVPFVDVLNTMLDPDLPLTPPEWPEWGNPIEDAEAFKRIQSYSPYDNVRPRAYPPLWITAGLTDPRVTFWEPLKWCTRLRAAQTGNAPIVLAMEDAGHGGASGRFGHLADVAQCYRFILDQLTPGWAPPD, from the coding sequence ATGCACATACCCCAGCACCCCAGTCGCCCCACCCACCGCACCTTTCACGGCCAACCACTGACCGATCCTTACCCGGACCTGCGGCCGCACAATTGGCGTGAAGCCCTCGACGACCCGGCCCTACTACCCGAGCCCATTACCCAGCTATTGGATGATGAAGCGCGCTACGCCGCGCAATTTACCCAGCTCGAGGCGGAAGCGGCCTTGGTCGACGAATTCAAATCGCGCATGGCGCCGGCCCCAATCGGGTTGGAGACGCCCCACGACCATTGGCATTATGGCTGGCACTACCAAGACGGCGCCGACTACCCCTGCTATACCCGCCGCCGCGACGGCAGCGACACCCGCGAAACCTATTTCGACGGCCCGGCCAAGGCCCGCGGCTTCGAATTTTGGGATCTGGGCTGTGTCGAGCACGCCTGGGACCATGAATGGATTGCCTACAGCGTCGACACCGATGGCAACGAGCGCTATCAGCTGCACGTCGCCCGTCCCGGCGGTGATGCCGAGTTTTCGATCGGCGATGCCCAGGCGCAAATGGTCTGGACCCACGATGGCGACCTGATTTATGTCTGGCTGGACGCCGAAAGCCGCCCACGCGAAGTGCGGCGTTGGAATTTTATCCGCGATGAAATCACGCTGATCTATGCCGAGCCCGACACCGGCTGGTTTTTGAGCCTGGCGGAAACCCAAGACGGACGCTTTGGTATTGTCAGCGCCCACCAGCACCAGGTCAGCGAAGTGCGCTTGCTGGACCTGGCGGGTGGCGAGTTATCCGGACCGATTTGTGACCGCGACCAGGGCCGTGAATACGAGGTCGAAACCCACCGCGACCGGCTGATTATCAAGTCCAACCACGAACGCGCTGATTTCGCCCTTTACCAGGCCGACGCGGCGCAGCCGCACGACTGGCAACCGCTGTACGCACCCGAGCATGGGCTGCTCGACGACTGGGCGGTGCTGGATGACTTTTTGATCGTGCTCGAAAGCCGTGATTTTGTGCCCGCGCTGCGCTGGCGCCGCCACCAGGACCGGACCTGGCAGAGCCTGTCACCGCCCGAGCCGATCTGTGATTTGGGATTAATCGGCGTACTCGAAAGCCATCAACAGTGGCAGCGACTGGGCTTTTCATCGCCACGCCACCCGGCCGAAACCTGGCAATTGGATTTGGACAGTGGCGCCGTTCGCACGCTCAAAACCGAAACCCTACCGTGCGGCCACAACCCCGACGATTACCGGGTTCGTCGGGAATGGGCCGTCAGTCCAGACGGCACACGGGTGCCGCTGACGGTGCTGGAAATGGCCAACCCACCCAGCCCGGCGCCAACGCTGCTGTATGGCTACGGGGCCTATGGCGTCAGCTTGGAACCGGCGTTTTCGCGCCACCGTTTAAGCCTAGTCGAGCGCGGCGTGTGTCATGTCACCGCCCACGTCCGCGGCGGCATGGAACTGGGTTATCACTGGTACGAGCAAGGCCGGGACGCCTACAAGACCAACACCTTTGATGATTTTGAGGCGGCGCTGGACTGGGTCTTGGAAAACCGCGGCCCGCGCGTGGTCATCCACGGCGGCAGTGCCGGCGGCATGTTAGTGGGCTGTGTGCTCAACCGGCGCGCCGAAGATTTAGCCGGGGTGGTCGCGGATGTACCCTTCGTCGATGTGTTGAACACCATGCTGGATCCCGACCTGCCTCTGACACCGCCGGAGTGGCCGGAATGGGGCAACCCAATCGAAGACGCCGAGGCGTTCAAACGGATCCAGTCATATTCGCCGTACGACAACGTGCGCCCGCGCGCTTATCCGCCGCTGTGGATTACCGCTGGGCTGACCGACCCGCGCGTGACATTTTGGGAGCCCCTTAAATGGTGCACGCGGCTGCGTGCCGCCCAAACCGGCAACGCGCCGATTGTGCTGGCCATGGAAGACGCCGGGCACGGCGGCGCCAGTGGACGTTTTGGCCATTTGGCCGACGTCGCCCAGTGCTACCGCTTTATTTTGGATCAGTTGACGCCCGGCTGGGCGCCACCGGATTAA
- the pgl gene encoding 6-phosphogluconolactonase, with protein sequence MSEVNWVVRDQRDTLMRDLAADICARLHGAIQQRGIAFLAVSGGSTVKTLFPLLANTPIDWAHVRIGLVDDRWVDEFSADSNERLVRELLLQNKAVDAQFVPMKTPHASPEAGVAQRNQDYAALPWPCDVMLLGMGEDAHTASLFPCSEELGRALTTDDVVVAVNPTTAPYARMSLSLASVINSRYIVVLTCGASKRAVLEAALKDGPVADMPIRGALRATAPCAIYYAP encoded by the coding sequence ATGAGTGAAGTGAACTGGGTCGTACGCGACCAACGCGATACCTTGATGCGTGACCTGGCCGCGGATATTTGCGCGCGCTTGCACGGCGCCATCCAACAGCGTGGCATCGCCTTTTTGGCGGTTAGCGGCGGCAGCACGGTGAAAACTCTGTTCCCGCTGTTGGCCAACACGCCGATCGACTGGGCCCACGTGCGCATCGGTTTGGTCGACGACCGCTGGGTTGACGAGTTCAGCGCCGATTCGAATGAACGCTTGGTGCGTGAATTGCTGTTGCAAAATAAAGCCGTCGACGCCCAGTTCGTGCCGATGAAAACGCCGCACGCATCGCCCGAGGCCGGCGTCGCTCAGCGCAACCAAGATTACGCTGCGTTGCCTTGGCCGTGCGATGTGATGCTGCTGGGTATGGGTGAGGACGCGCACACCGCCAGTCTGTTCCCGTGCTCCGAAGAACTTGGCCGGGCCTTGACCACGGACGATGTGGTGGTGGCGGTCAATCCGACCACGGCACCCTACGCACGCATGAGCCTATCGCTGGCGAGTGTGATTAACTCGCGCTACATCGTGGTGCTGACCTGTGGCGCCAGCAAACGCGCGGTATTGGAGGCGGCGTTGAAAGACGGTCCGGTCGCGGACATGCCGATTCGTGGCGCGCTGCGGGCGACCGCGCCTTGTGCGATTTACTACGCACCCTGA
- the zwf gene encoding glucose-6-phosphate dehydrogenase, which produces MPSGVAEWIAQPSDILLFGATGDLAGRKLYPALYCLFRDGHLPGGCRILGLARTDQSAAEFTAIIHAKLQEFAPEGEYEAAVWERFSAALDYTPLDVHDPEAFVAVAERLGDRSGRPLIHYLSTSPSLYGAICAGLDHAGLAGAQARVVIEKPIGTDLASSRVINDAVDAVFPEASIYRIDHYLGKETVQNLLALRFANGIFEPRWNSAGVDHVQVTVSETVGVEGRWGYYDDSGAMRDMVQNHILQLVSLVAMEPPASLDPDAVRDEKVKVLRALRPIRDRDIESSTVRGQYRAGAIDGKAVPGYLEEPGCKPGSRTETFVALRAEIDNWRWAGVPFYLRTGKRMPHRYSEIVVQFRDVPHDLFAPENADVQANKLVIRLQPQEGIQLQMMYKVRGLGGGMKLQKAELNLSTEDFKPPRNAYERLLFDVVRGNQTLFVRRDEVEVAWRWVDDIMQAWQSETSAPKHYSAGTWGPTSAIALAERNGHSWHE; this is translated from the coding sequence ATGCCATCAGGTGTTGCTGAGTGGATTGCTCAGCCTTCAGACATTCTTTTGTTCGGTGCCACCGGCGATTTGGCCGGCCGCAAACTGTACCCGGCGCTGTATTGCTTGTTCCGCGACGGTCACCTGCCCGGCGGCTGTCGAATTTTGGGGTTGGCGCGCACGGATCAAAGTGCGGCCGAGTTTACCGCCATCATCCACGCCAAGCTGCAAGAGTTTGCCCCGGAAGGCGAGTACGAAGCCGCCGTGTGGGAGCGCTTTTCAGCGGCCCTGGATTATACCCCTTTGGACGTGCATGACCCCGAGGCCTTTGTCGCCGTGGCTGAGCGCCTGGGTGATCGCAGTGGACGCCCGCTGATCCACTATTTGTCGACCTCACCGAGCTTGTACGGCGCGATCTGTGCGGGCCTGGATCACGCAGGCTTGGCCGGCGCCCAAGCCCGGGTCGTGATCGAAAAGCCGATCGGCACCGACTTGGCCAGCTCTCGCGTGATTAACGACGCGGTTGATGCGGTCTTCCCAGAAGCCTCGATCTACCGTATTGACCACTACTTGGGCAAGGAGACGGTTCAGAACTTGCTGGCGCTGCGCTTTGCCAACGGTATTTTTGAGCCGCGTTGGAATTCAGCCGGCGTCGATCACGTCCAGGTGACGGTGTCCGAGACCGTCGGCGTCGAGGGCCGCTGGGGTTACTACGACGATTCCGGCGCCATGCGCGACATGGTCCAAAACCACATTTTGCAACTGGTCAGCCTGGTGGCGATGGAGCCACCGGCCAGCTTGGACCCGGACGCGGTGCGTGATGAAAAGGTCAAAGTGTTACGCGCACTGCGCCCGATTCGCGACCGTGACATCGAATCCAGCACCGTGCGGGGTCAATACCGCGCCGGGGCGATCGATGGCAAGGCGGTTCCCGGTTACCTCGAAGAGCCCGGTTGCAAACCCGGTTCGCGAACCGAAACCTTTGTCGCGTTGCGCGCTGAGATCGACAACTGGCGCTGGGCCGGGGTGCCGTTTTACCTGCGCACGGGCAAGCGCATGCCGCACCGGTACTCGGAAATCGTGGTCCAATTCCGCGACGTACCGCACGACCTGTTTGCCCCCGAAAACGCCGACGTTCAGGCCAACAAGTTGGTGATTCGTCTGCAGCCCCAGGAAGGCATCCAGCTACAGATGATGTACAAGGTGCGCGGATTGGGTGGCGGCATGAAGCTGCAAAAAGCCGAGCTGAACCTGTCGACCGAAGACTTCAAGCCGCCGCGCAACGCCTACGAGCGTTTGTTATTTGACGTGGTCCGCGGTAACCAAACGCTGTTCGTGCGCCGTGACGAAGTCGAGGTCGCTTGGCGTTGGGTCGATGACATCATGCAGGCCTGGCAGAGCGAAACAAGCGCCCCGAAACACTACAGCGCCGGCACCTGGGGCCCGACCTCAGCGATTGCCTTGGCCGAACGAAATGGACACAGCTGGCATGAGTGA
- a CDS encoding HAD-IA family hydrolase, which translates to MIDWNRIDTLLLDMDGTLLDLHFDDHFWLQFMPTFLPEAHAYSPERLDIEFHTPMRTTRGTLDWYCVDHWTEHLSMPVMDAMARHRHLIRWRPGSTDFLRLARKAGLKLLIATNAHRAVWQLKADTLDLIHFVDGVVSSHDYGQPKEAEHFWQSLAREQSLDLSRCAFFDDSEAVLDSAHRHGVGTVVGIDHPNSYRDPRQFNAHVQIRDFSDLAPSLRLAHGG; encoded by the coding sequence TTGATTGACTGGAACCGGATCGACACCCTGCTGTTGGACATGGACGGCACGCTGTTGGATCTGCACTTTGACGACCACTTTTGGTTGCAGTTCATGCCGACCTTTTTGCCCGAAGCGCACGCCTATTCGCCCGAGCGACTGGACATCGAATTTCACACCCCCATGCGCACTACTCGCGGCACGCTGGACTGGTATTGCGTCGACCACTGGACCGAGCACCTGTCGATGCCGGTGATGGACGCCATGGCCCGCCATCGCCACCTGATTCGCTGGCGCCCGGGGTCGACCGACTTTTTACGGCTGGCGCGCAAGGCCGGGCTGAAACTACTGATTGCGACCAATGCCCACCGCGCGGTCTGGCAACTGAAAGCCGATACCTTGGATTTGATTCACTTTGTCGACGGCGTGGTCAGCAGCCATGATTATGGCCAACCCAAAGAAGCCGAGCACTTTTGGCAGTCATTGGCGCGTGAGCAGAGCCTGGATTTAAGCCGCTGTGCATTTTTTGACGACTCCGAAGCGGTCTTGGACTCGGCCCACCGTCATGGCGTCGGCACCGTGGTCGGCATTGATCACCCCAATTCGTACCGCGACCCGCGCCAGTTCAATGCGCATGTACAGATTCGCGATTTTTCCGACCTCGCGCCCTCGCTGCGCCTCGCCCATGGCGGATAG
- a CDS encoding RNA-binding S4 domain-containing protein: MADSVRLDKWLWAARFFKTRGLARAAIDGGHVHINGHRAKPSKAVEAGMTLSVSKGQSVFDLVVNAVSAQRRGAPEAQLLYTETEDSQAKRKEQALRRAAQSAGIMAPSSRPSKKDRREIHRFQRQEEP, translated from the coding sequence ATGGCGGATAGCGTACGCCTGGACAAGTGGCTGTGGGCGGCGCGTTTTTTCAAAACCCGCGGCCTGGCTCGAGCCGCCATTGACGGCGGTCACGTCCACATCAACGGTCACCGCGCCAAACCTAGCAAAGCCGTTGAAGCCGGCATGACGTTAAGCGTTAGCAAGGGCCAGAGCGTGTTCGACCTGGTCGTTAATGCGGTCAGTGCCCAGCGCCGCGGCGCCCCGGAGGCCCAGCTGCTGTACACCGAAACCGAAGACAGCCAAGCCAAACGCAAAGAACAAGCCCTACGCCGAGCCGCTCAAAGTGCCGGCATCATGGCGCCATCATCGCGCCCCAGCAAAAAAGACCGCCGCGAAATCCATCGATTTCAGCGCCAGGAGGAACCATGA
- the hslO gene encoding Hsp33 family molecular chaperone HslO, producing MSPDHGQRFMFDGHPVRGQFACLDETLAQVFARHQYPARVAEQLGQALVAASLLADTLKLDGSLVLQAKGTGPLRLLMVECDAQGRLRGIAKHNDDPALTQGSGLQSLYGQGHLSISLLPNSGERYQGIVPLEGANLSEVLDGYFAQSEQLPTRLWLTADGKRAAGMLLQQLPVNAGEQVDAGYWEHLTALAHTLKPIELKELPAEMILHRLYHEETIQLFDGHDIEFHCPCSRERSARALISLGIEDLTALMQEQPTVSVDCEFCGEKHQYDQTDLTWLTADNSAPGSDQLQ from the coding sequence ATGAGTCCAGACCACGGACAACGTTTTATGTTTGACGGGCACCCCGTGCGCGGCCAGTTCGCGTGCCTTGACGAGACGCTGGCACAGGTCTTTGCGCGCCATCAATACCCCGCCCGGGTCGCCGAACAGTTAGGCCAGGCCTTGGTCGCCGCGTCTTTGCTGGCGGACACCTTAAAGCTGGACGGTTCGCTGGTGCTGCAGGCCAAGGGCACCGGCCCACTGCGCTTATTGATGGTGGAATGCGACGCCCAAGGCCGCCTGCGCGGTATTGCCAAGCACAACGACGATCCCGCACTGACCCAAGGCAGCGGCCTGCAGTCCCTATACGGCCAGGGTCACCTGAGCATTTCGCTGTTGCCCAATAGCGGCGAGCGCTACCAAGGCATCGTGCCGCTTGAAGGGGCTAACCTGTCGGAAGTGCTGGATGGGTATTTTGCCCAGTCCGAGCAGCTGCCAACGCGGCTGTGGCTGACGGCGGATGGCAAGCGCGCAGCCGGCATGTTGCTGCAACAGCTGCCGGTTAACGCCGGCGAGCAAGTCGACGCCGGTTACTGGGAGCACCTGACGGCGCTGGCGCACACGCTTAAACCGATCGAATTGAAAGAGCTGCCGGCCGAAATGATCCTGCACCGGCTGTACCACGAAGAAACCATTCAGCTGTTTGACGGCCATGACATCGAGTTTCACTGCCCCTGTTCGCGCGAGCGCAGTGCGCGCGCCCTGATTAGTCTGGGGATCGAGGACTTGACCGCATTGATGCAAGAACAGCCGACGGTGTCGGTGGATTGCGAGTTTTGTGGCGAAAAACACCAATATGACCAAACCGACCTGACCTGGCTGACCGCCGACAACAGCGCACCCGGCTCCGATCAGCTGCAATAA
- the gshA gene encoding glutamate--cysteine ligase → MKITAEQFQKLAPRDNHWVAGMRRGIEREALRVTPTGELAQTPHPAALGQAVTHGAITTDYSESLLEFITPLCETPEDAERFLQDVQRETLKAMGDELLWANSMPCLLPENEADIPLAQYGNSDIGRLKTIYREGLAWRYGRRMQTIAGVHYNWSLPEAAWQDITGIADGQEARNRGYFLTLRGFRRHYWLLMWLFGASPALDRSFFGDTDRNGATRLTSGAASLRMSDLGYHNKAQQTLGICFNALDSYADSLSRAVMQPWDDYQTLGVRDGDHWRQLSNKLLQIENEYYSVVRPKQLQEPGERPVKALRDRGVNWLEVRCMDVDPWAGAGISTSTMRFLDCFLTACALGQNPRISETECEQLEENQQRIASAGRTHGQRIWVDGAEVKLTDAADSVLKRCRAVAEQLDLHEGGSAHVAAVEEAMEHLSMPKGLPSARAERKIQKMGYLEWVLSRSEKLKKDLLAGETSPERLAELAQLRDGSIQAEAALPRSASAAEFDAFVRDYVNQPTGLND, encoded by the coding sequence ATGAAGATAACCGCCGAGCAATTTCAAAAATTAGCCCCCCGCGACAACCACTGGGTTGCCGGTATGCGCCGCGGCATTGAGCGCGAAGCCTTGCGGGTCACGCCGACTGGGGAGCTGGCGCAAACGCCGCACCCGGCGGCACTGGGCCAGGCGGTCACGCACGGGGCGATCACGACGGACTATTCGGAGTCGTTGCTCGAATTCATTACTCCGCTGTGTGAAACGCCCGAAGACGCCGAGCGCTTTTTGCAGGACGTTCAGCGCGAGACCCTGAAAGCCATGGGTGACGAGCTGTTGTGGGCCAATTCCATGCCCTGCCTGTTGCCGGAAAACGAAGCCGACATTCCGCTGGCCCAGTACGGCAATTCGGACATTGGCCGGCTGAAAACGATTTACCGCGAGGGCCTGGCCTGGCGTTACGGCCGGCGCATGCAGACCATCGCCGGGGTCCACTACAACTGGTCGTTGCCCGAAGCGGCATGGCAGGACATCACCGGCATCGCCGACGGCCAGGAAGCGCGCAACCGCGGTTACTTCTTAACCCTGCGCGGATTCCGGCGTCACTATTGGCTGCTGATGTGGTTATTCGGCGCCAGCCCGGCATTGGATCGCAGTTTTTTCGGCGACACTGATCGCAATGGCGCAACCCGCTTAACCAGTGGCGCCGCCAGTTTGCGCATGAGCGATCTGGGCTATCACAACAAGGCCCAACAGACCCTGGGCATTTGCTTCAACGCCCTGGACAGCTACGCCGACAGCCTCAGCCGCGCGGTCATGCAGCCGTGGGACGACTATCAAACATTGGGCGTGCGCGACGGCGATCATTGGCGACAGCTGAGCAACAAGCTGCTGCAAATTGAGAACGAATACTACTCGGTAGTCCGCCCCAAGCAGTTGCAAGAGCCGGGCGAACGCCCCGTCAAAGCCCTGCGTGATCGCGGTGTTAACTGGCTAGAAGTTCGCTGTATGGACGTCGATCCCTGGGCCGGCGCCGGCATTAGCACCAGCACCATGCGCTTCTTGGATTGCTTCTTGACCGCCTGTGCGCTGGGCCAAAACCCGCGCATCAGCGAAACCGAGTGCGAACAGCTGGAAGAAAACCAACAGCGCATCGCCAGCGCCGGGCGCACCCACGGCCAACGTATCTGGGTCGATGGCGCCGAGGTTAAGTTGACCGATGCGGCCGACTCGGTCTTAAAGCGCTGCCGCGCGGTGGCCGAGCAACTGGACCTACATGAAGGCGGCAGTGCCCACGTCGCCGCGGTCGAAGAGGCCATGGAGCACCTGAGCATGCCCAAGGGCCTGCCGTCGGCACGGGCCGAACGCAAGATTCAAAAAATGGGCTACCTCGAGTGGGTCCTGTCGCGTTCTGAAAAGCTGAAAAAGGATTTGCTGGCCGGCGAGACCAGCCCCGAACGGTTGGCCGAGTTGGCGCAACTGCGCGATGGCAGCATTCAAGCCGAAGCTGCGCTGCCACGTTCCGCCAGCGCCGCCGAATTCGATGCCTTTGTCCGCGACTACGTCAACCAGCCAACCGGGTTAAACGACTAA
- a CDS encoding flagellar basal body-associated FliL family protein — protein sequence MPVLLLLVSLIMPAFAEDVFDATESYVGLGTPFYASYEKTRTTIGVAMVAEVSLEVANDDARTQAMIHRPLLRDRFQRVLSLQTRKTFVTAEGWQILAQQALASFNAALADEGCAECVRAVLFPAGIVPEG from the coding sequence ATGCCAGTGTTGTTGTTACTAGTGTCGCTCATAATGCCCGCGTTTGCCGAGGATGTGTTCGACGCCACCGAAAGCTATGTTGGACTGGGTACGCCATTTTACGCCAGCTATGAAAAAACCCGCACCACCATCGGTGTCGCCATGGTCGCCGAGGTGTCGCTAGAAGTCGCCAATGATGACGCGCGCACCCAGGCCATGATCCATCGGCCGCTGCTGCGCGACCGTTTTCAGCGCGTCTTGAGTTTGCAAACCCGTAAAACCTTTGTCACCGCCGAAGGTTGGCAAATATTGGCCCAGCAAGCGCTGGCGTCGTTCAATGCCGCGCTGGCCGACGAGGGCTGCGCGGAGTGCGTGCGTGCGGTGTTGTTCCCCGCCGGCATCGTCCCCGAAGGTTAG
- a CDS encoding disulfide bond formation protein B has protein sequence MAHSTTHFIRQPRALGVLAALVCFGLLASAFYMEYVLYLEPCPLCMAQRLVFGLFGLVGLVMAFNPTRVRTFAVLGALIGLSGLALATRQLYLQSLPPELVPACAPGLYFMIERFPLLEVLSAMLTGTGECADVQWTFLSLSIPGWTAIAFACMTAAAAALPWYARS, from the coding sequence GTGGCGCACAGCACCACCCATTTCATTCGGCAACCACGCGCACTGGGCGTGCTGGCTGCACTGGTCTGTTTCGGCTTATTGGCGAGCGCATTCTATATGGAATACGTGCTATACCTCGAGCCGTGCCCGCTGTGCATGGCCCAGCGCCTGGTCTTTGGCTTGTTCGGTCTGGTCGGCTTGGTCATGGCGTTCAACCCAACTCGAGTGCGCACCTTTGCCGTCCTGGGTGCGCTGATCGGGTTGTCAGGATTGGCCCTGGCGACGCGCCAGCTGTATTTGCAGTCGCTGCCGCCTGAATTGGTCCCGGCCTGCGCCCCCGGTCTGTACTTCATGATCGAACGCTTTCCGCTCCTAGAGGTGTTATCGGCCATGTTGACCGGAACAGGAGAGTGCGCGGACGTGCAGTGGACATTTTTATCGCTGTCGATCCCCGGCTGGACCGCGATCGCCTTCGCCTGCATGACCGCTGCCGCCGCCGCATTGCCATGGTACGCGCGCTCTTAG